One window from the genome of Alkalihalobacillus sp. LMS6 encodes:
- a CDS encoding glycosyltransferase family 1 protein, with protein MNKITIDVRMINSSGIGTYLKNVVPFIINEKFKIVFIGKRDEISDLGWDRYDNTEIRECNYKIYSLKEQLFLKRKIPKDTDLIWIPHFNAPIRLNGEVLITIHDAFHLAMPEKVGGKLKQFYAKKLYEESITNAKEIITVSNFSKNELHKYLKIDTNKRINTIYNGVSSEWFYAENKNVTNPYIIFVGNVKPHKNLGVLLEAYRKIKDEVKLDLLIVGKKEGFINGDNNLLKQQISELDDKVIFTGYVTDEEIKNYVSGADMMVFPSVYEGFGLPPLEAMACGTPTIISNAASMPEICEDASLYFDAKNPNELAEKIKKVYSNTKLRESYINKGMLQAQKYNWEKSAQEHIKLIKELIRN; from the coding sequence ATGAATAAGATAACTATAGATGTTCGGATGATTAATAGTTCAGGGATAGGTACCTATTTAAAAAATGTGGTACCTTTTATAATTAATGAAAAATTTAAAATTGTATTTATTGGAAAAAGAGATGAGATTAGTGATTTAGGTTGGGATAGATATGATAATACTGAAATTCGTGAATGTAATTATAAAATATATTCTTTAAAAGAACAGCTTTTTTTGAAACGAAAAATACCTAAAGATACAGATTTAATTTGGATACCTCATTTTAATGCTCCTATTAGATTGAATGGAGAAGTCTTAATAACAATACACGATGCATTTCATTTAGCCATGCCTGAAAAAGTAGGAGGGAAATTAAAACAATTTTATGCGAAAAAATTGTACGAGGAATCTATTACAAATGCTAAAGAGATAATTACTGTCTCTAACTTTTCTAAGAATGAACTCCATAAATATTTAAAAATAGATACAAATAAGAGAATAAATACTATATATAATGGTGTTTCCTCTGAATGGTTTTATGCAGAGAATAAAAATGTAACTAATCCTTACATTATTTTCGTGGGTAATGTTAAACCTCATAAAAATTTAGGGGTTTTACTAGAAGCATATAGAAAAATTAAGGACGAAGTGAAACTTGATTTGTTGATTGTTGGAAAGAAAGAAGGTTTCATAAACGGAGATAATAATTTGTTAAAGCAACAGATTAGTGAACTGGATGATAAAGTTATATTCACTGGCTATGTAACGGATGAAGAAATAAAAAATTATGTGTCAGGTGCTGATATGATGGTCTTTCCATCTGTTTACGAAGGATTTGGGCTACCACCATTAGAAGCAATGGCATGTGGTACACCAACAATAATATCTAACGCAGCTTCAATGCCTGAGATTTGTGAAGATGCTTCTCTATATTTTGATGCTAAGAACCCTAATGAACTGGCGGAAAAAATTAAGAAGGTTTACTCTAATACAAAATTACGTGAGAGTTATATAAATAAAGGAATGTTACAGGCTCAGAAATATAATTGGGAAAAAAGTGCACAAGAACATATAAAATTAATTAAGGAGTTAATACGAAATTGA
- a CDS encoding MerR family transcriptional regulator, with protein sequence METERTYKIGEIASMFNIPQQTLRYYDKLGVIKPSFVNEENGYRYYSIEETRKLHSLNLLKRMGGSVNEIRDLFSKEGTLPEMKENYGKLIEKIDDEVKQLSLLKNSIQTKLSELDQLNQQRNHFDIQQREEKVVYVKPVQIRSTEDQETECYRAFLPIASDVDFINTRTGFILEKRNFLNGESYATSFIIEGSTPIEGYQEHVIRKGTYLTFTIEDDYSKSFTYYDALREHILKNDIEVLGDIYEFSYEHLPHVSKSYAIWQLMVEVNPLTLQAL encoded by the coding sequence ATGGAAACAGAACGAACATACAAAATTGGGGAAATCGCATCGATGTTTAATATCCCTCAACAAACATTGCGTTATTACGATAAATTAGGGGTAATCAAACCCTCTTTCGTAAATGAAGAAAATGGCTATCGGTATTATTCAATTGAAGAAACAAGGAAATTACACAGCTTAAACCTATTGAAACGAATGGGCGGCAGCGTAAATGAGATACGTGATCTCTTTTCTAAAGAAGGCACCTTACCTGAAATGAAGGAGAACTACGGCAAACTCATTGAAAAAATTGATGATGAAGTAAAGCAGTTATCCTTACTAAAGAACAGCATTCAAACCAAATTAAGCGAGTTAGATCAACTGAACCAACAGCGTAACCACTTCGACATTCAACAGCGTGAAGAAAAGGTAGTCTATGTAAAGCCTGTGCAGATTCGTTCTACAGAAGATCAGGAAACCGAATGTTATCGTGCATTTCTACCAATTGCTTCTGATGTTGATTTTATTAACACACGAACAGGCTTCATATTAGAGAAAAGGAATTTCTTGAACGGTGAGTCCTACGCAACGTCTTTTATCATTGAAGGATCTACGCCAATTGAAGGCTATCAGGAGCACGTTATAAGAAAAGGAACATACTTAACGTTCACCATTGAAGATGATTATTCGAAAAGCTTTACGTATTATGATGCATTAAGAGAACATATCCTCAAGAATGACATTGAGGTACTAGGCGACATTTATGAGTTTTCTTATGAGCACCTCCCCCATGTGTCTAAGAGTTATGCGATTTGGCAACTAATGGTCGAGGTAAATCCGTTGACCCTACAAGCACTGTAG
- the galU gene encoding UTP--glucose-1-phosphate uridylyltransferase GalU, which yields MTTVKKAIIPAAGLGTRFLPATKAMPKEMLPIVDKPTIQYIIEEAIESGIEDLIIVTGKGKRAIEDHFDHSFELEQNLFNKGKLEMLEKVEASSKIDIHYIRQKEPKGLGHAVWCARKFIGDEPFAVLLGDDIVQADTPCLKQLIQQYEETERSVIGVQSVPDTETHRYGIIDPESKDGRLYGVSQFVEKPAQGTAPSNLAIMGRYILTPEIFEFLETQESGAGGEIQLTDAIQALNDSQNVYAYDFEGSRYDVGEKLGFVLTQIEFAMQNEELRDELTKKLSQYVKEHEALLK from the coding sequence ATGACAACAGTTAAAAAAGCGATTATACCCGCAGCAGGACTTGGCACACGATTCTTACCCGCAACAAAAGCGATGCCAAAGGAAATGCTTCCGATTGTGGACAAGCCTACGATCCAATACATCATTGAAGAAGCCATTGAGTCAGGGATTGAAGACCTGATCATTGTGACAGGGAAAGGGAAGCGCGCGATTGAAGATCACTTCGATCATTCCTTTGAACTGGAACAGAATCTCTTTAATAAAGGAAAGCTTGAGATGCTTGAGAAGGTGGAAGCTTCATCAAAGATTGACATTCACTACATACGACAAAAAGAACCAAAAGGACTCGGCCACGCAGTTTGGTGTGCGAGAAAGTTTATTGGCGATGAGCCATTTGCGGTTCTTCTAGGGGACGACATTGTCCAAGCGGATACACCGTGTTTAAAACAGTTGATTCAACAATATGAAGAAACAGAGCGCTCGGTTATTGGGGTGCAGTCGGTTCCTGATACGGAAACCCATCGTTACGGCATCATTGATCCTGAATCAAAAGACGGTCGCTTGTACGGCGTATCCCAATTTGTGGAGAAACCAGCACAAGGGACAGCCCCATCAAACTTAGCGATTATGGGTCGCTACATCTTAACGCCTGAAATCTTTGAATTTCTAGAAACACAAGAATCCGGTGCAGGTGGTGAAATTCAACTCACGGATGCGATTCAAGCATTAAACGATTCTCAAAATGTGTATGCCTATGACTTTGAAGGCTCTCGTTACGATGTTGGGGAGAAGCTTGGGTTTGTGTTAACACAAATTGAATTTGCGATGCAGAATGAGGAATTAAGAGATGAGTTAACGAAGAAGTTATCTCAATATGTCAAAGAACATGAAGCATTATTAAAATAA
- a CDS encoding NAD(P)H oxidoreductase, which produces MRIRLIVAHPRKEALTMKVAERFTNGAEEKGHIVDVVDLYREEFNPVLFEKDEPDFESKNNVYTETVMKEVKHIEESDALVFIFPIWWYGMPAIMKGYVDRVINYGVAYGQGKDGIVDKVRFIGLGGVDRNFYEEQEFTSAINIQLNRGISNYIGINDTETHLFLNTFAEGIDQKEIKDYYKKFLDDAYWIGNDL; this is translated from the coding sequence ATGAGAATTCGACTAATTGTTGCTCACCCAAGAAAAGAAGCATTGACGATGAAAGTGGCAGAGCGTTTTACTAATGGCGCAGAAGAAAAAGGTCATATCGTTGACGTGGTTGATTTATATAGAGAAGAATTTAACCCCGTTCTGTTCGAGAAAGATGAACCAGATTTTGAGTCCAAAAACAATGTGTACACTGAGACAGTCATGAAAGAAGTCAAACATATAGAAGAAAGTGATGCCCTCGTCTTCATTTTTCCTATTTGGTGGTACGGGATGCCCGCGATTATGAAGGGGTATGTCGATCGCGTGATTAATTATGGGGTGGCGTATGGCCAAGGAAAAGACGGCATCGTTGATAAGGTACGATTTATTGGTTTAGGAGGCGTCGATCGAAACTTCTATGAAGAGCAAGAATTCACATCCGCGATTAACATCCAATTAAACAGAGGCATCAGCAACTACATTGGCATTAATGATACGGAGACCCACTTGTTCTTAAACACATTTGCAGAAGGCATTGACCAAAAAGAGATCAAGGACTATTACAAGAAATTCTTAGATGACGCTTATTGGATTGGAAATGACCTTTAA
- a CDS encoding glycosyltransferase family 4 protein — MKVCIVHDWLVTYAGAEKVLEEIIKIYPDADLFSIVDFLDGNNRSFIGNKQVKTTFIQKLPFSKKRYRQYLPLMPIAIEQLDVSEYDVIISSSHAVAKGIITGPDQLHISYVHSPIRYAWDLQHQYFKEANLNKGLKGIIAKSIMHYMRIWDYRTANGVDYFLSNSEFIGKRIKKVYGRESLVVYPPVDISSFSFQPKKENYYVTASRMVPYKKMDLIVEAFSNMPEKKLIVIGDGPDFKKIESKASSNIQLLGYQSFDNLISYMQRAKAFVFAAEEDFGITPVEAQACGTPVIAFGKGGSLETVKNESTIKTGVFFYNQDVPSIVKAVEKFEAETFDYQEIREHALKFSPEVFQEKLRNFVQDKYDKL, encoded by the coding sequence TTGAAGGTTTGTATTGTTCATGATTGGTTAGTAACATATGCTGGAGCTGAAAAGGTTCTAGAAGAGATAATAAAAATCTATCCCGATGCAGATTTGTTTAGTATTGTTGATTTTCTAGATGGAAACAATCGTTCGTTTATAGGGAATAAACAAGTTAAGACAACATTTATTCAGAAATTACCATTTTCCAAAAAAAGATACCGCCAGTACTTGCCGCTAATGCCAATTGCCATTGAACAATTGGATGTTTCCGAGTACGACGTTATTATATCAAGCTCTCATGCCGTTGCGAAAGGTATCATAACTGGTCCGGATCAGTTACATATATCTTACGTTCATTCTCCTATTCGTTATGCATGGGATTTACAACATCAGTACTTCAAAGAGGCAAATCTAAATAAAGGCCTGAAAGGCATAATTGCAAAAAGTATAATGCATTACATGAGAATATGGGATTATCGGACAGCCAACGGTGTGGATTATTTTTTATCCAATTCGGAATTTATCGGCAAACGAATAAAGAAAGTTTATGGTAGAGAATCATTAGTTGTTTACCCTCCTGTTGATATATCCTCGTTTTCTTTTCAACCTAAAAAAGAGAATTATTATGTGACAGCATCAAGGATGGTTCCTTACAAAAAGATGGATTTAATTGTTGAGGCCTTTTCAAATATGCCCGAAAAAAAATTAATCGTTATAGGTGATGGACCTGACTTTAAAAAAATTGAATCTAAAGCAAGTAGTAACATTCAACTTTTAGGATATCAATCTTTTGATAATTTAATAAGTTATATGCAACGAGCAAAAGCATTCGTTTTCGCTGCTGAAGAAGATTTTGGTATAACTCCTGTTGAAGCTCAGGCCTGTGGTACACCTGTTATTGCATTTGGTAAAGGTGGTTCATTGGAAACAGTTAAAAACGAAAGTACAATAAAAACAGGAGTGTTTTTCTATAACCAAGATGTACCTTCTATTGTTAAGGCTGTAGAAAAATTTGAAGCAGAGACTTTTGATTATCAAGAAATTAGAGAACATGCTTTAAAGTTTTCGCCAGAGGTTTTTCAAGAGAAGCTAAGAAATTTTGTGCAAGACAAATACGATAAATTATAA
- a CDS encoding rhomboid family intramembrane serine protease: MTILNFEKNIKQFVRMYPITVIYVCVCILFSLLMMIVFNGYSEESLLRMGALSGNSIESGELWRFVTYSFGHMSLFHLVLNIPFLILLSRPLENYYGPFLYPVILILLSVLAGMSVEFVQSSNYPLAGSSGIAYGLIGIYIYYVIFNKDKLNQDDRRFITTFSAIGFIMTFTIPDISIIGHLGGFTFGLLLGFITDFMIKKEKRITN, from the coding sequence ATGACTATTCTTAATTTCGAAAAGAACATCAAGCAATTTGTGCGTATGTATCCCATAACCGTGATCTATGTATGCGTATGTATCTTATTCTCCCTACTAATGATGATCGTGTTTAATGGCTATAGTGAAGAATCGTTATTACGTATGGGGGCTTTGAGTGGAAACAGCATTGAAAGTGGAGAACTTTGGCGATTCGTTACCTATTCATTTGGACATATGAGCCTTTTTCACCTAGTTTTAAATATACCGTTTCTAATCCTTCTCTCAAGACCTTTAGAGAACTATTATGGTCCTTTTCTCTATCCCGTGATCCTTATTTTACTATCTGTATTGGCTGGAATGTCGGTTGAATTCGTTCAATCTAGTAATTACCCTTTAGCAGGATCTTCAGGAATCGCCTATGGCTTAATAGGCATTTATATCTATTATGTCATTTTCAATAAAGATAAATTGAATCAAGATGACAGAAGATTCATAACAACATTTAGTGCAATAGGCTTCATTATGACGTTTACGATTCCGGATATCTCAATTATCGGACACTTAGGTGGGTTTACGTTTGGCTTGTTATTAGGGTTTATAACGGATTTTATGATTAAAAAGGAGAAGAGGATTACGAATTAG
- a CDS encoding glycosyltransferase yields the protein MESKNIVLFSHTFMGGAFVVGSHHYAKELAKKGHKVLHISTPITKYHFFKNDMANSFKRKNKDKLIKISENCFQLIPYSSGLPWSFSKYFFKKFSINYLTKPLKKKIKNIIEEFYGEEEIDYLVVDQPTMIGMEKFINYKKLIYRATDVYSEMMEDEIVIDAEKHLLNNSNGMISTSPTVEKHLMSLNDQLPKIMLENAAELDHFKRKALKPEEINKVKGKIAVYVGALDKRFDFEAIKYIANSHKELNIIIIGPVVNHQETELLKTFGNIFIIGPIDYSRIPSFLQHSDIALLPLSNHPSNDGRSPMKLYEYLATGLPVVCKVTDDIKLRNLNYVYFYDDNKSLETALLSSLDSSLSKIEIEKSIGDISWKDNTNKLLDFLSKL from the coding sequence TTGGAAAGCAAAAATATTGTATTATTTAGTCATACATTCATGGGAGGGGCATTTGTAGTTGGTTCACATCATTACGCAAAAGAATTAGCTAAAAAGGGGCATAAAGTTCTCCATATTAGTACACCTATTACAAAATATCATTTCTTTAAAAATGATATGGCTAATAGTTTTAAAAGAAAGAATAAAGACAAGTTAATAAAAATCTCAGAAAACTGCTTTCAATTAATTCCATATTCAAGTGGATTGCCATGGAGTTTTTCAAAATATTTCTTCAAGAAATTTTCTATAAACTACCTTACTAAACCGCTAAAGAAGAAAATAAAGAATATTATTGAAGAGTTTTATGGAGAAGAAGAAATTGATTATTTAGTTGTAGATCAACCTACTATGATTGGTATGGAAAAATTTATTAATTATAAGAAATTAATTTATAGAGCTACTGATGTTTATAGTGAAATGATGGAAGATGAGATTGTTATCGATGCTGAGAAACATTTATTAAATAATTCAAATGGAATGATTTCTACATCACCAACTGTTGAAAAACACTTGATGTCACTAAACGACCAATTACCAAAAATAATGTTAGAAAACGCAGCTGAATTAGATCATTTCAAAAGAAAGGCATTAAAACCTGAGGAAATTAATAAAGTAAAAGGTAAAATTGCAGTTTATGTAGGAGCCTTAGATAAGAGATTCGATTTTGAAGCTATTAAATATATAGCTAATTCTCACAAGGAATTAAATATCATAATAATAGGGCCGGTTGTTAATCATCAAGAAACTGAATTGCTAAAGACATTTGGTAATATCTTTATTATCGGCCCTATTGATTATTCAAGAATACCTTCTTTTCTTCAGCATAGTGATATTGCTCTATTACCACTTAGTAATCATCCTTCTAACGATGGAAGAAGTCCAATGAAATTATATGAATATTTAGCAACAGGTTTACCTGTTGTATGTAAAGTTACAGATGATATAAAATTAAGAAATCTCAATTATGTTTATTTTTATGATGACAACAAAAGTTTGGAAACTGCTCTACTATCTAGTTTAGATAGTAGCTTGTCAAAAATTGAAATTGAGAAAAGTATTGGTGACATTTCATGGAAAGATAATACAAACAAGCTTTTAGATTTTTTAAGCAAATTGTGA
- a CDS encoding Uma2 family endonuclease, whose translation MIKFHHDQKAGINEYWIVDPVYESIDVFILKDGVYQKEGTYANDDEIFLPSFEGFDIHMKDLFV comes from the coding sequence GTGATCAAGTTCCATCACGATCAAAAGGCTGGAATCAATGAATATTGGATTGTCGATCCAGTGTACGAATCTATTGATGTGTTCATCTTAAAAGATGGTGTTTATCAAAAAGAAGGGACCTATGCAAACGATGATGAGATTTTTTTGCCATCATTTGAAGGGTTCGACATTCATATGAAAGACCTATTTGTATAA
- a CDS encoding Fic family protein: MKKPYTLPFLPIDFTTEEELAFYKKVVQATAELEKLKQKLRYSFVNQSFIQLMTLQESVQSTRIEGTQVTFSEMLEDHLDQKEDFDRIEVRNYQAALAYGVDLVRSGYPITERLIRDLHKILMEGARGSTSAAGEYRKIQNYIGPTANIKDASYIPPEPQLMADYMRNLEHYINGNPYQKEEGDDLHPLMKAAVVHAQFESIHPFLDGNGRLGRILIVLYLLEADLIDSPLFFLSEELEREKFKYYVMLNGVRAIGLPKADWSGWITFFLEATQRMARQQYEKLDRAEILYQEGLKKLDQPSHKAIWRSLFTYPVANVQQIERETNLAASTIRKALNQLVSLRMVYQDDRKRNRRYYHYDLIRALNG; this comes from the coding sequence ATGAAAAAACCGTATACACTTCCATTCTTGCCCATTGATTTCACGACAGAAGAGGAATTAGCTTTTTATAAAAAAGTTGTTCAAGCAACGGCTGAGCTCGAAAAATTAAAACAAAAACTGCGGTATTCTTTTGTGAACCAATCGTTTATTCAATTAATGACCCTCCAGGAGTCGGTACAGTCGACACGCATTGAAGGAACGCAAGTAACCTTTAGTGAGATGTTAGAAGACCATCTTGACCAGAAAGAGGATTTTGACCGAATTGAAGTGCGGAATTATCAAGCCGCTTTAGCGTATGGTGTGGATCTTGTGCGATCTGGCTATCCGATTACAGAGCGGTTAATCCGAGATCTGCATAAAATCTTAATGGAAGGCGCAAGAGGATCGACAAGCGCGGCAGGCGAATACCGCAAAATCCAAAACTATATTGGGCCGACCGCGAATATTAAAGATGCGTCTTATATCCCTCCAGAACCACAGCTCATGGCGGACTATATGCGGAATCTCGAGCACTATATTAACGGCAATCCCTATCAAAAGGAAGAAGGGGATGACTTACATCCTTTAATGAAAGCCGCTGTGGTTCATGCACAATTTGAATCCATCCATCCATTCTTAGATGGCAATGGACGGTTGGGAAGAATTTTAATTGTCCTGTATTTGTTAGAGGCCGATTTAATTGACTCGCCCTTATTTTTCTTAAGTGAAGAATTGGAGCGAGAAAAGTTTAAGTATTATGTGATGTTGAACGGTGTTCGTGCCATTGGGCTACCGAAGGCTGATTGGAGTGGGTGGATTACCTTCTTTTTGGAAGCAACCCAACGAATGGCTAGACAGCAATACGAGAAACTGGACAGAGCGGAGATCCTGTATCAGGAAGGGTTGAAAAAACTGGACCAACCTTCACATAAAGCCATTTGGCGTAGTTTGTTTACGTATCCTGTGGCTAACGTTCAGCAAATCGAGCGGGAAACCAATTTAGCTGCATCGACCATTCGAAAAGCGCTCAATCAACTCGTCTCTTTACGAATGGTTTATCAAGACGATCGAAAACGAAATAGACGCTATTACCATTACGATCTCATTCGTGCGCTAAATGGGTAG
- a CDS encoding RNA 2'-phosphotransferase, whose translation MTNGLGKFLSLILRHRPEEIGITLDQNGYANVDLLIEKMTKYGKSIDLVTLEELVTTDEKNRYSFNETKTLIRANQGHSISLRILMKECRPPTYLFHGTSVSSVKKILETGISKMKRQYVHLTDDPLTAIAVGERRGDAIIIEVATEQMYLDEFIFYLSDNNVWQTEKVPSKYCRVINQTI comes from the coding sequence ATGACAAATGGTTTAGGTAAATTCCTCAGTTTAATTTTAAGGCACAGACCTGAAGAAATCGGAATTACGTTAGATCAAAATGGTTATGCAAACGTAGATCTTCTTATTGAAAAAATGACTAAGTATGGGAAAAGTATTGATCTCGTCACGTTAGAAGAGCTTGTCACCACTGATGAAAAGAACCGATACAGCTTTAATGAGACAAAGACTCTGATTAGAGCTAACCAAGGTCACTCAATCTCGCTAAGAATACTTATGAAAGAATGTAGACCACCAACATATTTATTTCATGGTACCTCTGTTAGTTCTGTAAAGAAAATATTAGAAACAGGAATATCGAAAATGAAAAGACAATATGTTCACCTCACTGATGATCCACTCACAGCAATAGCTGTTGGTGAAAGACGTGGGGATGCAATAATTATAGAGGTCGCTACAGAGCAAATGTATCTAGATGAATTTATATTTTATTTATCTGATAACAATGTTTGGCAAACAGAAAAAGTACCAAGTAAATATTGTAGAGTGATTAACCAGACAATATGA
- a CDS encoding sugar transferase, producing MEAARERKIAEKKTQVREELHINDSNFYLFSKRSLDIIASLLGIIFLSPLFLVIAILIKYEDRKGPVFFKQVRVGKDGEEFYMYKFRSMVSNAEELLHDLLKQNEVSGHMFKMKDDPRVTKIGKFIRKTSIDELPQLLNVLKGDMSLVGPRPPLTREVAEYSNHHKKRLLVKPGCTGIWQVSARNDVGFEEMVEMDIQYMKKRTLFFDIKLIFSTIIVMLSSKAY from the coding sequence ATGGAGGCTGCGCGTGAAAGAAAGATAGCGGAAAAGAAAACGCAAGTACGAGAAGAACTACATATTAATGATTCGAATTTTTATCTCTTTAGTAAACGTTCATTGGATATTATCGCGTCTCTATTAGGCATCATCTTCTTATCACCCTTATTTTTAGTTATTGCCATCTTAATTAAATATGAAGACCGAAAAGGTCCTGTCTTCTTTAAACAAGTTCGAGTCGGGAAAGATGGAGAAGAGTTCTACATGTACAAGTTTCGATCGATGGTAAGCAATGCCGAAGAATTGCTACATGACTTACTAAAGCAAAATGAAGTAAGTGGGCATATGTTTAAAATGAAGGATGACCCAAGGGTTACGAAGATTGGTAAGTTCATTAGAAAAACAAGTATCGACGAACTGCCTCAGCTATTAAACGTGTTAAAAGGCGACATGAGTTTAGTCGGTCCTAGACCTCCATTAACGAGGGAAGTGGCTGAATACAGTAACCATCATAAGAAACGGTTATTAGTAAAGCCAGGCTGTACAGGAATCTGGCAGGTGAGCGCGCGGAATGATGTGGGCTTCGAAGAGATGGTCGAGATGGATATTCAATATATGAAAAAACGTACGTTATTCTTTGATATTAAATTAATCTTTTCTACTATTATTGTTATGTTAAGTTCAAAAGCTTATTAA
- a CDS encoding IS3 family transposase (programmed frameshift), giving the protein MTKRKRRTFSEEFKKQMVGLYQSGKPRKEIIREYDLTPSTFDKWMNQYENSGSFKEKDNLTEEQKELRVLRKRNQQLEMENDIFKASRADHGTKVNVIRQNAHKYSVSAMCIVLNIPRSVYYYVKNEKSNDSVLSKEIIRIFRESRQTYGTRRIKHKLKECGHVVSRRRITHIMKEQGLVSIYTVAQFKPTKTACNESEVGNTLNREFRQDQELKVVVSDLTYVRVQQKWHYICLLIDLFNRKIIGFSAGAHKNAKLVQRAFASVQVNLNQLECFHTDRGSEFNNKLIDDALEAFKIKRSLSNKGTPYDNAVAEATFKTIKTEFVRGKVFSSQYELDLDLFDYVHWYNHIRIHGSLGYATPTEYKIVDL; this is encoded by the exons ATGACCAAAAGAAAACGTCGAACGTTTAGCGAGGAATTCAAAAAACAAATGGTGGGGCTTTATCAATCAGGAAAACCACGGAAGGAAATCATTCGGGAGTATGACTTAACCCCTTCAACCTTCGATAAGTGGATGAACCAATATGAAAACTCAGGATCATTTAAAGAAAAGGACAACCTTACAGAAGAACAAAAAGAGTTACGCGTACTTCGCAAACGAAATCAACAGCTTGAAATGGAAAATGATATTT TTAAAGCAAGCCGCGCTGATCATGGGACGAAAGTAAATGTGATTCGTCAAAACGCTCACAAGTACTCGGTATCAGCAATGTGCATCGTCCTCAACATCCCAAGAAGCGTTTATTACTACGTAAAAAACGAGAAATCCAACGATAGTGTCCTTTCAAAAGAGATTATACGGATCTTTCGAGAAAGTCGGCAAACGTATGGCACAAGAAGAATCAAACACAAGTTGAAAGAATGCGGACACGTCGTGTCCAGACGTCGAATTACCCATATTATGAAAGAACAAGGACTTGTTTCTATTTATACAGTTGCCCAGTTTAAACCAACTAAAACCGCTTGTAATGAATCAGAAGTTGGGAATACATTAAATCGTGAATTTAGACAAGACCAGGAATTGAAGGTAGTCGTGAGCGACTTAACCTACGTTCGTGTCCAACAAAAATGGCATTACATCTGTTTATTAATCGATTTATTTAACCGAAAAATCATTGGATTTAGTGCTGGTGCCCATAAAAACGCCAAGCTTGTTCAACGTGCCTTCGCATCTGTACAAGTCAATCTCAATCAACTAGAATGCTTTCATACAGATCGCGGAAGCGAGTTTAACAATAAGCTAATTGATGATGCGCTAGAAGCTTTTAAGATTAAGCGCTCATTGAGTAACAAAGGAACACCCTATGACAATGCCGTAGCTGAAGCAACTTTTAAAACCATTAAAACAGAGTTCGTTCGAGGAAAGGTTTTTTCTAGCCAATACGAACTTGATCTTGATCTATTTGATTATGTCCATTGGTACAACCATATCCGAATCCACGGATCTCTTGGATATGCCACACCGACTGAATATAAAATAGTAGACCTTTAA